The Bacteroidota bacterium genome window below encodes:
- the coaD gene encoding pantetheine-phosphate adenylyltransferase, producing the protein MRIAVFPGSFDPITIGHQDIIERASTLFDKMIVGIGTNANKQHMFTLEQRVSWIEKTFEANSNISVAAYSGLTIDFCKKNNANYLVRGLRSFTDFEYESAIAQMNHKMSPVIETIFMLTKPEYDAIASTIVRDIIRNGGEVKQFLARGVSLGV; encoded by the coding sequence ATGCGCATAGCAGTATTTCCGGGTTCGTTCGATCCTATTACCATAGGACATCAGGATATTATAGAGCGCGCCAGCACCTTGTTTGATAAAATGATAGTAGGCATAGGCACGAATGCCAACAAGCAACACATGTTTACCCTGGAACAGCGTGTTAGCTGGATAGAAAAAACATTTGAGGCGAACTCCAATATTTCGGTTGCTGCTTATTCAGGACTTACCATTGATTTTTGTAAAAAAAATAATGCAAACTATCTGGTAAGAGGTTTGCGCTCATTTACTGATTTTGAATACGAAAGTGCCATTGCACAAATGAATCATAAAATGTCGCCAGTTATCGAAACTATTTTTATGCTAACCAAACCTGAGTATGATGCTATAGCGAGTACCATTGTTCGCGATATTATTCGCAACGGTGGCGAAGTAAAGCAGTTTTTGGCAAGAGGGGTAAGTTTGGGTGTGTGA
- a CDS encoding DUF4290 domain-containing protein, producing MEYNTARNHLIIPEYGRHIQHFVEDTCKIEDRDERNKRAQYIVNVMGALLPHLRDITDFKHKLWDHLFIISGFKLDVDSPYPVPTEKALKVKPKKPSYPTYKIRWAHYGKNVEKVIGEIIQLEEGAARQKLTVDLANFMKILYVTWNKENVEDQLIIDQLKELSNGKLHLSDNYRLQEIKDVQAAASSISKTSKRTIKEKAPRREMQNGGKRYGPKKKR from the coding sequence ATGGAATATAATACAGCGCGTAACCATCTTATCATACCAGAATATGGACGCCACATACAACACTTTGTAGAAGATACATGTAAAATTGAGGATCGCGATGAGCGCAACAAGCGTGCGCAATATATTGTAAATGTAATGGGTGCTCTATTACCACATTTACGTGATATTACCGACTTTAAACATAAACTTTGGGATCACCTCTTTATAATAAGCGGCTTTAAACTTGATGTAGATTCACCATATCCGGTTCCTACAGAAAAAGCATTAAAGGTAAAACCCAAAAAGCCAAGTTACCCCACTTACAAAATCAGATGGGCACATTATGGTAAGAACGTTGAAAAAGTGATTGGCGAAATCATACAACTGGAAGAAGGCGCTGCACGACAAAAACTAACGGTAGACCTTGCCAACTTTATGAAAATATTGTATGTAACCTGGAACAAAGAAAACGTAGAAGACCAATTAATAATTGATCAACTAAAGGAGCTATCGAATGGCAAGCTGCACCTAAGTGATAATTACAGGTTGCAGGAAATAAAGGATGTACAAGCTGCTGCAAGCAGTATTTCAAAAACTTCTAAACGCACCATAAAAGAAAAAGCACCCAGGCGAGAAATGCAAAATGGTGGAAAGCGCTACGGCCCTAAAAAGAAAAGGTAA
- a CDS encoding response regulator, with protein MANRILVIDDEQDMQSLINQRFRKQIKADVFTFEFALNANEALEKLRSIEDIYLIVTDINLPGMDGITLLNKIKEINRTIMSVVISAYGDMKNIRAAMNAGAYDFLTKPIDFVDFETTLEKHWPTYVSFCNQ; from the coding sequence ATGGCAAACAGAATATTAGTGATTGATGATGAGCAAGATATGCAATCACTGATTAATCAGCGCTTCCGCAAGCAGATTAAGGCAGACGTTTTTACTTTCGAATTTGCTTTGAATGCAAACGAAGCGCTGGAGAAACTGCGCTCTATAGAAGATATCTATTTGATAGTAACCGATATCAATCTTCCTGGTATGGATGGAATTACCTTGCTCAATAAGATTAAGGAAATCAATCGTACCATTATGTCGGTAGTAATATCTGCCTATGGCGATATGAAAAACATACGTGCTGCCATGAATGCGGGTGCATACGATTTTCTTACCAAGCCCATCGATTTTGTTGATTTTGAAACGACACTCGAAAAACATTGGCCAACATACGTTTCGTTTTGCAATCAATAG
- a CDS encoding response regulator: protein MKILVVDDEWDAQDLFKQRFRKEIKSGSMEPLFAMSGEEAIKILSDLHPMDIVMVFSDINMPGMSGFELLSSIKIKFPQLKVYLVSAYGDHTNLQRAIDLGADDFIHKPVDYDIVKTKLTK from the coding sequence ATGAAAATACTTGTGGTAGATGATGAGTGGGATGCTCAGGATTTATTTAAACAAAGATTCCGTAAAGAGATAAAAAGCGGAAGCATGGAGCCATTATTTGCTATGTCGGGCGAAGAGGCCATAAAGATTTTAAGTGATTTGCACCCCATGGATATTGTAATGGTTTTTTCTGATATTAATATGCCGGGTATGTCAGGTTTCGAATTGCTTTCATCGATAAAAATAAAGTTTCCGCAACTTAAAGTATATCTTGTTTCGGCCTATGGCGATCATACAAACTTGCAACGGGCGATAGATTTGGGAGCCGATGATTTTATACATAAGCCGGTTGACTATGATATTGTGAAAACTAAACTGACAAAGTAA
- a CDS encoding adenylate/guanylate cyclase domain-containing protein, whose translation MLEIKVDERTLELREKNNLITMEKERSDSLLLNILPFKTAQELKDTGKSEATLYNDVTVMFTDFENFSGIAEQLTPAELVAEIDLCFQAFDNIVEKYEIEKIKTIGDSYMAACGLPIENKLHAIAMVNAAIEIQDFIQKRKRGLANLPNKKSFDIRIGIHSGPVIAGIVGFKKFAYDIWGDTVNTASRMESSGAPGRINISGQTYELIKDYFRCEYRGKVSAKNKGEIDMYFVLERITK comes from the coding sequence ATGCTTGAAATTAAAGTAGATGAGAGAACATTGGAGTTACGAGAAAAAAATAATTTGATTACCATGGAAAAGGAGCGCTCCGATTCGTTGCTCCTTAATATTTTACCCTTTAAAACTGCTCAGGAACTAAAAGATACCGGAAAAAGCGAGGCCACTTTGTATAACGATGTAACGGTGATGTTTACCGATTTCGAAAATTTTAGCGGCATAGCAGAGCAGTTAACACCAGCCGAATTAGTTGCCGAAATTGATTTATGTTTTCAGGCCTTTGATAACATTGTAGAAAAGTATGAGATTGAAAAAATTAAAACAATTGGCGATAGCTACATGGCTGCATGCGGACTGCCTATTGAAAATAAATTGCATGCAATCGCGATGGTAAATGCCGCAATCGAGATTCAGGATTTTATTCAAAAACGTAAGCGGGGACTTGCCAACTTGCCCAATAAAAAATCATTTGATATTCGTATAGGTATTCATTCGGGACCGGTGATTGCCGGCATTGTAGGCTTTAAGAAGTTTGCTTACGATATATGGGGCGATACGGTAAACACCGCATCGCGCATGGAAAGCAGTGGCGCACCAGGCAGAATAAATATTTCAGGACAAACGTATGAGCTTATCAAAGATTATTTCAGGTGTGAATACCGCGGAAAGGTATCGGCAAAAAACAAGGGAGAAATTGATATGTACTTTGTTTTAGAGCGAATTACTAAATAG